Proteins from one Hoplias malabaricus isolate fHopMal1 chromosome 2, fHopMal1.hap1, whole genome shotgun sequence genomic window:
- the LOC136676973 gene encoding sodium- and chloride-dependent GABA transporter 2-like — protein MEGGTSAEEDVGVRVCVPMPELSMVAQAVSLQEAVALKEVSPQEKASEETAEEEEKLRDRGQWANKAEYLLAVAGQIIGLGNVWRFPYLCYKNGGGVFFVPYLLFLVLCGVPLFLLETALGQYTSLGGVSAWKNICPLFGGLGYASQVMILHGCVYYIIILAWALFYLWSSFQTELPWAHCNNTWNTDTCAVFGGENISGHLLNRTSPVMEFWEREVLNLSDGIGELGSINWRLALCLLVVWVVCYFCVWKGVKSTGKVVYLTATFPYVMLLVLLVRGMTLPGALDGVIYYLKPKHTYLTDPQVWMDAGTQIFFSYGICLGSLTALGSYNKFNNDCYRDTFLLCLLNSGTSFVAGFAIFSVLGFMAQEQGVHISEVAQSGPGLAFIAFPRAVSMMPLPQLWAVCFFLMIIMLGLDTQFVSLEALMTSVTDLYPRVIRKGQRRELLLLLVCVFCFTLGLVMVTPGGLYVFQIYDHFSCSGASLLLLSIFQSVAIGWVYGPDRFSSNIKSMIGYAPPSTFKLCWRFLTPTVCTGTFVFSLVSWSPLKLGKGAVAPVWATTLGWLLALSSVSLLPLWAIYALTKTPGPFIQRLHVLCHPVGGVS, from the exons ATGGAAGGAGGGACATCAGCCGAGGAGGACGTG GGTGTACGAGTGTGTGTGCCAATGCCAGAGCTCAGCATGGTGGCTCAGGCCGTTAGTCTGCAGGAAGCAGTTGCACTTAAAGAAGTTAGTCCACAAGAGAAAGCATCAGAGGAGACtgcagaggaggaagagaagctTCGGGATCGTGGTCAGTGGGCCAATAAAGCTGAGTACCTGCTGGCTGTGGCTGGACAGATCATTGGCCTGGGCAACGTCTGGCGCTTTCCTTACCTGTGCTACAAGAATGGAGGAG GTGTGTTCTTTGTGCCCTATCTCCTCTTTTTGGTGCTGTGTGGAGTCCCACTTTTTCTCTTGGAGACAGCACTGGGTCAGTACACCAGTCTGGGAGGAGTGAGTGCCTGGAAAAACATCTGTCCACTGTTTGGAG GTCTGGGCTACGCCAGTCAGGTGATGATTCTTCATGGGTGTGTGTACTACATCATTATTCTGGCCTGGGCTCTCTTCTATCTATGGTCCAGCTTCCAGACCGAGCTTCCTTGGGCTCACTGCAACAACACTTGGAatacag ATACCTGTGCAGTGTTTGGTGGTGAGAACATTAGTGGACATCTTCTGAACAGGACATCTCCAGTTATGGAATTCTGGGA GAGGGAGGTGTTGAATTTATCTGATGGCATTGGAGAGTTGGGGTCTATAAACTGGAGGCTGGCTCTGTGTCTGTTGGTGGTCTGGGTTGTCTGCTACTTCTGTGTGTGGAAGGGGGTTAAATCCACAGGCAAG GTAGTGTATCTCACTGCAACTTTCCCATATGTTATGCTACTGGTCCTGCTGGTGCGTGGTATGACTCTACCTGGAGCTTTAGACGGAGTCATCTACTACCtcaaacccaaacacacatacCTCACTGACCCTCAG GTGTGGATGGACGCAGGAACTCAGATCTTCTTCTCGTATGGAATCTGTTTGGGGAGCCTGACTGCTCTGGGCAGCTACAATAAATTCAACAATGACTGCTACAG GGACACATTCTTGCTGTGTCTGCTAAACAGTGGCACTAGCTTTGTAGCCGGCTTTGCCATTTTCTCAGTCCTGGGCTTCATGGCACAAGAACAAGGCGTCCATATATCTGAGGTGGCACAATCAG GACCTGGCCTGGCCTTTATAGCCTTCCCTAGGGCGGTGTCCATGATGCCTCTGCCCCAGCTGTGGGCTGTCTGCTTCTTCCTTATGATCATCATGCTGGGGCTGGACACAcag TTTGTCAGTCTGGAGGCTCTAATGACCTCTGTGACTGACCTGTACCCGAGGGTCATCCGCAAGGGTCAGCGACGTGAGCTGCTGCTtttgctagtgtgtgtgttctgcttcaCGCTTGGACTGGTCATGGTCACACCG ggaGGCCTGTATGTGTTCCAAATCTATGACCACTTCTCGTGCAGTGGAGCCAGTCTGCTGCTGCTTTCCATCTTTCAGTCCGTGGCTATAGGCTGGGTCTATG GGCCAGACCGGTTTAGCAGCAACATCAAAAGCATGATCGGTTACGCACCACCTTCCACCTTCAAGCTGTGCTGGCGCTTTCTTACCCCAACTGTGTGTACG GGAACGTTTGTTTTCTCGCTGGTCAGCTGGTCACCTTTGAAGCTAGGGAAGGGTGCGGTGGCCCCAGTGTGGGCTACGACTCTGGGATGGCTGCTGGCGTTATCGTCAGTCTCCCTCCTGCCTCTGTGGGCCATCTATGCCTTAACCAAAACTCCTGGCCCCTTCATCCAG CGTCTGCATGTGCTGTGTCACCCAGTGGGAGGGGTTAGCTGA